CAGATCGAGCGTACCGACCGTCACCATTCCCATCACAATACCACCATCGAGCGCGCCAAGCCTGATGCCGTGGCGTGCCTGCCAGCGCTCACGTAGCCGCTGGGTGGTGGTGCGCAGCTCGTGGGCGGCCAGCACCGCCTGGCGTGGCGGGTCGCCAGGGGTGTAGAACAGCGCCACAAACGTGTCGTCATCAACACTCGCAATCGTGCCGCCGTGGCGATCAACGATCAGCGCGGCCGTCTGAAAAAAACTACTCAGCACATCGTCGAAGCCTGGCTGGGCTGCCAGTGCATCGATCGCTGCGCTAAGGCCGCGCAGCCCGGCCGAAAGCACGGCGGTGTCGTAGGCGGTTGGCTGCGGGTTAGGCAGCAGTGGGCCAGGTGCCGGCGAAGGCACCTGCCTGAACTGCTCGGCCAGCTGGGCATACTCGATCGCCAGCGCCGTCTGGGCGCCAATAATCTCGATCAAGTTGAGGTGCCCGGTATGGTAATGATCGACCGACTCGTGGCCGAGCGTCAGAATACCCAGCACGCGGTCGGCGTGCAGCAGCGGCAGCACCAGCGCGGCGCGTAGATCGCCCAGCCCTGGGCCGGGCAGCCAGCGCGGATCGTGCTCGGTGTCGTATACCAGCGCGGCGCGGCGCTCGCGCACCACCCAGCCGGCTAACCCTTTCTGCATCATTGGGCCAGCCACAAGCTCGAGTGGAGCCAGGTTACCATTATCCAGCGCCACCCGGTAGCATACGCGGTCGCCGGCTACATCGAGCAGGAGCAATGTCGCGTGGGGCGAGCTAGTGAGCTGTGCGGCGGTGAGGAGCGCACGTGCGAGGATGTCGTTCAGATCGAGCCGGGCGGCCAGATCGAGGGCAAACTGATGTAAAGCCGTGATTGTGTCGGCCGATACAACCCGATTGGCGAGCGCAACCGTGCGGGTTCGGCTCGTGCTCGTCTGTGCTGTTCCCAACGGCGCCTCCACAATCGAGAGGCATTGCGATCAGGGCGAACCGCCCACCGTACAATGCTGCCTCTCGGTCTTTAAGCGTCGCGGCTATTATATGCGATGCCGAGACGGCACGCTACTAGGCTATGGCTACAGATTGATGACAGAATCAAGCAAGCGCGGTGATGTACAGGCAATGCGCCCACACCACCGCGCTAATTGTGGAATTGAGGTTAGGGATAGCGAAGCCGCCCCAAGCCCCCCAACCGG
The sequence above is drawn from the Candidatus Kouleothrix ribensis genome and encodes:
- a CDS encoding GAF domain-containing protein — protein: MGTAQTSTSRTRTVALANRVVSADTITALHQFALDLAARLDLNDILARALLTAAQLTSSPHATLLLLDVAGDRVCYRVALDNGNLAPLELVAGPMMQKGLAGWVVRERRAALVYDTEHDPRWLPGPGLGDLRAALVLPLLHADRVLGILTLGHESVDHYHTGHLNLIEIIGAQTALAIEYAQLAEQFRQVPSPAPGPLLPNPQPTAYDTAVLSAGLRGLSAAIDALAAQPGFDDVLSSFFQTAALIVDRHGGTIASVDDDTFVALFYTPGDPPRQAVLAAHELRTTTQRLRERWQARHGIRLGALDGGIVMGMVTVGTLDLLRPIVHAVGAPLAQARRLRELARGELFASERVALALSADPLFAFEALQPLELRNGMTQPIFRIALR